The Bradyrhizobium diazoefficiens genome contains the following window.
CCGCCTTGGTGCCGCCGGTGACGGTCGAGAACGTGCTGCGCGCGCAACCGGTCGTGGTGTTCGTGTTTGTCACCGACAGATCGAAGCCGCCCATGAACGAGCCCCAGCTGATGCCGGCATCATTGAGCAGATCGCCGATGTTCTTGCCGGTCATGGTGACCTGCGTCGTATAGCCCGGGGTGCTGCAAGGATCATAGCCCGGACCGGGGTCGCCGATCACCGTCAGGCCGCCCTGGCCGTCGGAGATGATGTTGGAAGTCGAATTGCCGACCACCGCCACCGCGCCATTGGTCTGGCCCGAAATCACATTGAGCGCGCCGACCGTCGACGGACCATAGGTGTCGGTGTAGGCGTTGTCGCTCATCGAAAAGTTCTGCGCGTAGTTCCACAACGCGGTGGTCGTGTTGCCGTCGAAATAGCCCATGACCTGGCCGGTGGTGCCGAAGGCCCCGACGCCGCCCGACGTGCCGCGCCCGGTATATTTCGGGAACAGATCAGCCTTGCCGTTGTCATAGGCCTGCTGTTCCGCAGTATAGGCGTGGTTCTGGGACTGCGTGTTGGCCTGGGTGCGGTCGAGACGGAACGGATCCGTCGCGCCGTCGCCGTTGGCCGCGTTGGTGTTCGGGTTGTTGGTCAGCAGGTTGGCGTTGGCGAGGTTGTTCACCTTCGGCGTATGCGGCTTCGGCACGAAGGCAATCGATCCAGATGGATTGCCCGCTTTCGGATAGGTCGCGAAGTAATGATCGAACGAGCGGTTCTCGTTGAAGAGCACCACGAGATGCTTGATCGGCGTTTCCGTGTGAAGGTTATGCGCATGATGATCGCGATCGTGGTCGCGATCATTGGCGAGCACCGGAATGGCACACGCAAGTGTCGTCGCAGCCGCGAAAATCGCAGCTGTCGTCAGGAATTTGGATTTCATTTTTTGACGCCCCGGAAGGAAGTAAGAATGTTTTTGAGCAGAAATATTCTAAACACGGTCGGTGACAGGTCTGTGTCAGTTTGACGCAAGAGACCGTTTGCACGGTTGCTCGGAACACAAAGATCGAAGGCTCCGGAATTGTTGCGCAATCGCGCCGGTTGTTTTTTGTCGAACAAAAACAAATCTCGCTAATGTTGCCGGTCGAGCGAGGCCAGGAATTCGTCGGCGGCCGCTCGCCACCGGTCAGGATAAAGCCGCAGCAAATGGCCGTCGTCGGGGACGCCG
Protein-coding sequences here:
- a CDS encoding phospholipase C, which gives rise to MKSKFLTTAAIFAAATTLACAIPVLANDRDHDRDHHAHNLHTETPIKHLVVLFNENRSFDHYFATYPKAGNPSGSIAFVPKPHTPKVNNLANANLLTNNPNTNAANGDGATDPFRLDRTQANTQSQNHAYTAEQQAYDNGKADLFPKYTGRGTSGGVGAFGTTGQVMGYFDGNTTTALWNYAQNFSMSDNAYTDTYGPSTVGALNVISGQTNGAVAVVGNSTSNIISDGQGGLTVIGDPGPGYDPCSTPGYTTQVTMTGKNIGDLLNDAGISWGSFMGGFDLSVTNTNTTTGCARSTFSTVTGGTKADYVPHHAWFQYYKSTANWTHARPSSVDAIGHTYEADGKTADPANHGYDLEDFYAAVKAGNFPAVSYVKLPAYQDGHAGYSDPLDEQQGTVDLINFLQTRPEWRDTAVIITYDDSDGWYDHAYAKPTSASYDSTADQLNGPGLCGRGVAKQPQLKGVGGNPVNGRCGPATRVPFIVISPYAKTNFVSHTAISQASVVRFIEDNWLKGKRLGGGSFDATTGSIMDLFDFDQDHSHDFRTDALFLDPTSGTVVVSPPDEHHHHHH